The following proteins are encoded in a genomic region of Periophthalmus magnuspinnatus isolate fPerMag1 chromosome 23, fPerMag1.2.pri, whole genome shotgun sequence:
- the hmgcs1 gene encoding hydroxymethylglutaryl-CoA synthase, cytoplasmic → MPGSASISCLGPWPKDVGIIAMELYIPSQYVDQTELEQFDGVSAGKYTVGLGQAAMGFCSDREDINSLCLTVVQRLMERNGLSYDSVGRLEVGTETIIDKSKSVKTVLMQLFEDSGNTDVEGIDTTNACYGGTAALFNAVNWVESSSWDGRYALVVAGDIAVYATGSARPTGGAGAVAMLVGPNAPLAFERGLRGTHMQHAYDFYKPDMVSEYPVVDGKLSIECYLSALDRCYSVYRNKIHAQWQREGSEKHFNLEDFGYLVFHSPYCKLVQKSLARLMLNDFLSHPNPNMEVGPFTGLEAFRDVKPEETYFDRDVEKAFLKASSELFEKKTKPSLLISNQNGNMYTPSVYGCLASLIAQKTAAQLAGQRIGVFSYGSGFAATLYSLRITQDHTPGSNLDKLVSSLSDLQVRLKSRKKVSPAVFSENMKLREETHHLASYVPRGPVDDLFPGTWYLTRVDDKHRREYARRPVECEVNAEAEIVCSSTEHIPSPVKKMPRIPAPAPEAAVSS, encoded by the exons ATGCCTGGATCAGCCTCAATCAGCTGTTTGGGACCATGGCCCAAAGATGTTGGTATCATTGCCATGGAGTTGTACATCCCTTCTCAATATGTCGACCAGACTGAACTTGAGCAGTTTGATGGAGTTTCAGCTGGAAAATACACAGTGGGCCTGGGCCAAGCTGCCATGGGTTTCTGCTCTGATCGAGAGGATATCAACTCTCTGTGCTTGACTGTGGTACAGAGACTAATGGAGAGAAATGGCCTCTCCTATGACAGTGTGGGACGACTGGAGGTTGGGACAGAGACAATTATTGACAAGTCCAAGTCTGTGAAGACTGTCCTTATGCAGCTTTTTGAGGACTCTGGGAACACTGATGTTGAGGGTATTGATACAACCAATGCTTGCTATGGTGGCACAGCAGCGCTCTTTAATGCTGTCAACTGGGTGGAGTCCAGCTCATGGGATG GACGTTATGCTTTAGTTGTAGCAGGAGATATTGCTGTCTATGCCACTGGAAGTGCACGACCAACAGGAGGGGCAGGTGCTGTGGCGATGCTTGTGGGGCCAAATGCTCCTTTGGCCTTTGAAAGAG GTCTTCGAGGAACCCATATGCAGCATGCATATGACTTCTATAAACCAGACATGGTTTCAGAGTATCCAGTTGTTGATGGAAAACTTTCTATAGAGTGTTACCTGAGTGCTTTGGACCGTTGTTATTCTGTGTACCGTAACAAGATCCATGCACAATGGCAAAGAG agGGTTCAGAAAAGCATTTCAACCTGGAGGACTTTGGCTATCTAGTATTCCACTCTCCTTATTGCAAACTTGTTCAGAAGTCACTGGCAAGGTTGATGCTTAATGACTTCCTGAGCCACCCAAACCCAAACATGGAAGTGGGACCTTTCACTGGCCTGGAGGCCTTCAG AGATGTCAAGCCTGAAGAGACTTACTTTGACCGAGATGTGGAGAAGGCCTTCTTGAAGGCCAGTTCTGAGCTGTTTGAGAAGAAGACTAAACCCTCGCTACTCATTTCAAATCAGAATGGAAACATGTACACCCCATCAGTCTACGGTTGCCTAGCATCTCTTATTGCACA GAAAACTGCTGCACAGCTAGCTGGTCAAAGAATTGGTGTTTTCTCTTATGGATCAGGATTTGCAGCCACTCTGTACTCTCTTCGCATCACTCAGGACCATACCCCAG GATCCAATTTGGACAAACTTGTCAGTAGTCTAAGTGACCTTCAGGTCAGACTTAAGTCACGGAAGAAGGTTTCCCCAGCTGTCTTTTCAGAAAATATGAAATTGAGGGAGGAAACTCATCATTTAG CTAGCTATGTTCCCCGTGGTCCAGTGGATGATCTCTTCCCTGGAACATGGTACCTAACACGGGTGGAtgacaaacacagaagggaATATGCCCGCCGACCTGTGGAATGTGAGGTGAATGCAGAGGCTGAGATTGTTTGCTCAAGTACAGAG CATATCCCAAGTCCAGTCAAGAAAATGCCTCGCATCCCTGCTCCTGCGCCTGAAGCTGCAGTGAGCAGTTAG